One Manihot esculenta cultivar AM560-2 chromosome 6, M.esculenta_v8, whole genome shotgun sequence DNA segment encodes these proteins:
- the LOC110617504 gene encoding uncharacterized protein LOC110617504 isoform X1, with protein sequence MPRPGPRPYECVRRAWHSDRHQPMRGSIIQQIFRVANETHSAATKKNKEWQEKLPIVVLKAEEIMYSKANSEAEYMNPETLWDRVNDAINTIIRRDESSETGELLPPCIEAALNLGCIPVRASRSQRHSNPRSYLSPRVQEPVSAPLRVMEKTNNKQCPQSAPLQSSSQLNFARTTIAVNSTFPVSECNHHLTEASNVASPCSYPQLYENISAGCSQFITRDTNKQPNLGSVYPLYYGNNYHNERPHLVSQLIERSPNIIYVGNPISSLVTESAKMDVLQNLFSCPSAQIAAENISQGDFRITHEKSPGTQCDLSLRLGLYTDPGMSMERSSAQETEVPVSSSSQDRDRLSVFSPQKDKELCPPITNANDPFGTCPIKWFSVGEVHQNLDTTMRKRKAPFNEDVDDGQFCWQPEFPSNQFLGRIEKPGLQVGV encoded by the exons ATGCCGAGGCCAGGGCCGAGACCTTATGAGTGCGTGAGGAGAGCTTGGCACAGCGATAGGCACCAACCCATGAGAGGTTCCATCATTCAACAAATTTTCAG GGTCGCTAATGAGACTCACAGTGCCGCTACTAAAAAGAACAAGGAATGGCAAGAGAAGCTTCCTATTGTGGTCTTGAAAGCTGAGGAAATCATGTACTCCAAAGCCAACTCTGAG GCTGAGTATATGAACCCAGAAACATTGTGGGATCGTGTGAATGATGCCATTAACACAATTATTCGAAGAGATGAGAGCAGTGAAACCGGAGAGCTTTTGCCTCCTTGTATTGAAG CTGCCCTCAATCTGGGCTGCATTCCAGTTAGAGCTTCAAGGAGCCAGCGGCACAGTAACCCCAGGAGTTACCTCAGCCCAAGAGTGCAAGAACCTGTATCTGCACCCCTTAGAGTTATGGAAAAAACTAATAATAAACAATGCCCTCAGTCAGCACCACTTCAGTCCAGCAGTCAGTTGAATTTTGCAAGAACCACCATCGCTGTAAATTCAACGTTCCCAGTTTCAGAATGTAACCATCATTTGACTGAGGCAAGTAATGTGGCGTCTCCTTGCAGTTATCCTCAACTGTATGAGAACATTTCTGCTGGCTGTAGTCAGTTTATCACTAGGGACACTAACAAGCAACCGAACCTGGGTTCAGTTTATCCTTTGTATTATGGAAATAACTATCACAATGAACGGCCCCATTTAGTTTCCCAACTCATAGAGAGGAGTCCCAACATTATATATGTTGGTAATCCTATCAGCTCATTAGTCACAGAATCTGCTAAAATGGATGTTTTGCAGAACCTTTTCTCATGTCCTAGTGCTCAAATTGCTGCTGAGAATATCTCACAAGGAGATTTTCGGATTACTCATGAGAAGTCACCTGGCACACAATGTGATTTGTCTTTAAGGTTGGGTCTATATACTGACCCCGGTATGAGCATGGAAAGAAGTTCAGCTCAAGAAACTGAGGTCCCTGTTTCAAGCAGTTCTCAAGACAGGGACAGGCTCAGTGTTTTTTCTCCACAAAAAGACAAAGAGTTGTGTCCTCCTATTACAAATGCTAATGATCCTTTTGGGACCTGTCCAATTAAGTGGTTTTCAGTGGGTGAAGTTCATCAGAATTTGGACACAACTATGAGAAAGCGGAAGGCACCCTTCAATGAGGATGTGGACGATGGACAATTTTGCTGGCAACCTGAGTTTCCTTCTAACCAGTTCCTTGGTCGGATAGAAAAGCCAG GATTGCAAGTTGGGGTTTAG
- the LOC110617504 gene encoding uncharacterized protein LOC110617504 isoform X3, with protein sequence MPRPGPRPYECVRRAWHSDRHQPMRGSIIQQIFRVANETHSAATKKNKEWQEKLPIVVLKAEEIMYSKANSEAEYMNPETLWDRVNDAINTIIRRDESSETGELLPPCIEAALNLGCIPVRASRSQRHSNPRSYLSPRVQEPVSAPLRVMEKTNNKQCPQSAPLQSSSQLNFARTTIAVNSTFPVSECNHHLTEASNVASPCSYPQLYENISAGCSQFITRDTNKQPNLGSVYPLYYGNNYHNERPHLVSQLIERSPNIIYVGNPISSLVTESAKMDVLQNLFSCPSAQIAAENISQGDFRITHEKSPGTQCDLSLRLGLYTDPGMSMERSSAQETEVPVSSSSQDRDRLSVFSPQKDKELCPPITNANDPFGTCPIKWFSVGEVHQNLDTTMRKRKAPFNEDVDDGQFCWQPEFPSNQFLGRIEKPG encoded by the exons ATGCCGAGGCCAGGGCCGAGACCTTATGAGTGCGTGAGGAGAGCTTGGCACAGCGATAGGCACCAACCCATGAGAGGTTCCATCATTCAACAAATTTTCAG GGTCGCTAATGAGACTCACAGTGCCGCTACTAAAAAGAACAAGGAATGGCAAGAGAAGCTTCCTATTGTGGTCTTGAAAGCTGAGGAAATCATGTACTCCAAAGCCAACTCTGAG GCTGAGTATATGAACCCAGAAACATTGTGGGATCGTGTGAATGATGCCATTAACACAATTATTCGAAGAGATGAGAGCAGTGAAACCGGAGAGCTTTTGCCTCCTTGTATTGAAG CTGCCCTCAATCTGGGCTGCATTCCAGTTAGAGCTTCAAGGAGCCAGCGGCACAGTAACCCCAGGAGTTACCTCAGCCCAAGAGTGCAAGAACCTGTATCTGCACCCCTTAGAGTTATGGAAAAAACTAATAATAAACAATGCCCTCAGTCAGCACCACTTCAGTCCAGCAGTCAGTTGAATTTTGCAAGAACCACCATCGCTGTAAATTCAACGTTCCCAGTTTCAGAATGTAACCATCATTTGACTGAGGCAAGTAATGTGGCGTCTCCTTGCAGTTATCCTCAACTGTATGAGAACATTTCTGCTGGCTGTAGTCAGTTTATCACTAGGGACACTAACAAGCAACCGAACCTGGGTTCAGTTTATCCTTTGTATTATGGAAATAACTATCACAATGAACGGCCCCATTTAGTTTCCCAACTCATAGAGAGGAGTCCCAACATTATATATGTTGGTAATCCTATCAGCTCATTAGTCACAGAATCTGCTAAAATGGATGTTTTGCAGAACCTTTTCTCATGTCCTAGTGCTCAAATTGCTGCTGAGAATATCTCACAAGGAGATTTTCGGATTACTCATGAGAAGTCACCTGGCACACAATGTGATTTGTCTTTAAGGTTGGGTCTATATACTGACCCCGGTATGAGCATGGAAAGAAGTTCAGCTCAAGAAACTGAGGTCCCTGTTTCAAGCAGTTCTCAAGACAGGGACAGGCTCAGTGTTTTTTCTCCACAAAAAGACAAAGAGTTGTGTCCTCCTATTACAAATGCTAATGATCCTTTTGGGACCTGTCCAATTAAGTGGTTTTCAGTGGGTGAAGTTCATCAGAATTTGGACACAACTATGAGAAAGCGGAAGGCACCCTTCAATGAGGATGTGGACGATGGACAATTTTGCTGGCAACCTGAGTTTCCTTCTAACCAGTTCCTTGGTCGGATAGAAAAGCCAG GGTGA
- the LOC110617504 gene encoding uncharacterized protein LOC110617504 isoform X2 translates to MPRPGPRPYECVRRAWHSDRHQPMRGSIIQQIFRVANETHSAATKKNKEWQEKLPIVVLKAEEIMYSKANSEAEYMNPETLWDRVNDAINTIIRRDESSETGELLPPCIEAALNLGCIPVRASRSQRHSNPRSYLSPRVQEPVSAPLRVMEKTNNKQCPQSAPLQSSSQLNFARTTIAVNSTFPVSECNHHLTEASNVASPCSYPQLYENISAGCSQFITRDTNKQPNLGSVYPLYYGNNYHNERPHLVSQLIERSPNIIYVGNPISSLVTESAKMDVLQNLFSCPSAQIAAENISQGDFRITHEKSPGTQCDLSLRLGLYTDPGMSMERSSAQETEVPVSSSSQDRDRLSVFSPQKDKELCPPITNANDPFGTCPIKWFSVGEVHQNLDTTMRKRKAPFNEDVDDGQFCWQPEFPSNQFLGRIEKPGL, encoded by the exons ATGCCGAGGCCAGGGCCGAGACCTTATGAGTGCGTGAGGAGAGCTTGGCACAGCGATAGGCACCAACCCATGAGAGGTTCCATCATTCAACAAATTTTCAG GGTCGCTAATGAGACTCACAGTGCCGCTACTAAAAAGAACAAGGAATGGCAAGAGAAGCTTCCTATTGTGGTCTTGAAAGCTGAGGAAATCATGTACTCCAAAGCCAACTCTGAG GCTGAGTATATGAACCCAGAAACATTGTGGGATCGTGTGAATGATGCCATTAACACAATTATTCGAAGAGATGAGAGCAGTGAAACCGGAGAGCTTTTGCCTCCTTGTATTGAAG CTGCCCTCAATCTGGGCTGCATTCCAGTTAGAGCTTCAAGGAGCCAGCGGCACAGTAACCCCAGGAGTTACCTCAGCCCAAGAGTGCAAGAACCTGTATCTGCACCCCTTAGAGTTATGGAAAAAACTAATAATAAACAATGCCCTCAGTCAGCACCACTTCAGTCCAGCAGTCAGTTGAATTTTGCAAGAACCACCATCGCTGTAAATTCAACGTTCCCAGTTTCAGAATGTAACCATCATTTGACTGAGGCAAGTAATGTGGCGTCTCCTTGCAGTTATCCTCAACTGTATGAGAACATTTCTGCTGGCTGTAGTCAGTTTATCACTAGGGACACTAACAAGCAACCGAACCTGGGTTCAGTTTATCCTTTGTATTATGGAAATAACTATCACAATGAACGGCCCCATTTAGTTTCCCAACTCATAGAGAGGAGTCCCAACATTATATATGTTGGTAATCCTATCAGCTCATTAGTCACAGAATCTGCTAAAATGGATGTTTTGCAGAACCTTTTCTCATGTCCTAGTGCTCAAATTGCTGCTGAGAATATCTCACAAGGAGATTTTCGGATTACTCATGAGAAGTCACCTGGCACACAATGTGATTTGTCTTTAAGGTTGGGTCTATATACTGACCCCGGTATGAGCATGGAAAGAAGTTCAGCTCAAGAAACTGAGGTCCCTGTTTCAAGCAGTTCTCAAGACAGGGACAGGCTCAGTGTTTTTTCTCCACAAAAAGACAAAGAGTTGTGTCCTCCTATTACAAATGCTAATGATCCTTTTGGGACCTGTCCAATTAAGTGGTTTTCAGTGGGTGAAGTTCATCAGAATTTGGACACAACTATGAGAAAGCGGAAGGCACCCTTCAATGAGGATGTGGACGATGGACAATTTTGCTGGCAACCTGAGTTTCCTTCTAACCAGTTCCTTGGTCGGATAGAAAAGCCAGGTTTGTAG